The Desulfoscipio gibsoniae DSM 7213 genome contains a region encoding:
- a CDS encoding DNA cytosine methyltransferase — MTISLSLGSLFDGIGGFPLAGVRQGFTPAWASEIEPFPIEVTKIRFPEMLHIGDITKLKGSELAPVDIVCGGSPCQDLSVAGKRAGLQGERSGLFMEQIRVIKELRQHDARAKRTDEPVRLRPRYMVWENVPGAFSSADGEDFRAVLEETCRIADSSVSVPRPPGGVWKSAGAVLGDQFSLAWRIYDAQYWSVPQRRKRIYLVADFGGHTAPQILFKQDSLFGDTPQGEEARQGAASYAEAGAGDAGGKLSGDAGAGGITNNVTIPSNTQIAMRGNQLGEGTELGVGENGDPAFTLQAAHSHAACNFKSDDNESIAFACNQRDEVKDLHDVSGAIQAQPGMKQQTFIAQLPNETEASESGFNMASSILCLNDQGGERMDITENITATLRAQMDGHPPLVLGDPPELYENHGIDSRYTGPHEVSPNISARCGTGGNNLPLISQNAETYCIAGNIIDRQDHNGGNGMGFQSDISYTLNTADRHCVFSQQRSDEYVSNDVVSTQSARQYKDATDLICEPKVFGQSQYANYAEGVSTLRAQGGDHGGGSENLVAEPKKLIRRLTPLECERLQGFPDYWTDIPGASDSARYKALGNSVAIPCVENVLRGIVYFLQKFYEEQEESECTSIPTT, encoded by the coding sequence GTGACCATATCGCTATCCCTCGGAAGCCTGTTTGACGGGATCGGCGGTTTCCCGCTGGCAGGCGTCCGTCAGGGCTTCACCCCTGCATGGGCCAGCGAAATCGAGCCGTTTCCCATTGAAGTCACAAAAATACGGTTTCCGGAGATGCTCCATATCGGCGACATAACAAAACTGAAAGGCTCTGAGCTTGCCCCCGTGGATATTGTCTGCGGGGGTTCGCCATGCCAGGATTTATCAGTCGCGGGAAAACGCGCCGGACTTCAGGGCGAGCGCTCCGGCCTGTTCATGGAGCAGATTCGTGTTATAAAGGAGCTGAGACAGCATGATGCAAGAGCAAAACGGACAGATGAGCCTGTTCGACTTAGACCCAGATATATGGTCTGGGAAAATGTCCCCGGAGCTTTCTCCTCCGCAGATGGGGAGGACTTCCGCGCGGTACTTGAGGAAACCTGCAGAATTGCTGACAGTTCCGTTTCTGTACCTCGACCTCCGGGAGGGGTATGGAAGTCTGCTGGGGCCGTATTGGGAGATCAATTCTCACTTGCTTGGAGGATATACGACGCTCAATACTGGTCCGTCCCACAAAGGCGCAAAAGAATCTACCTTGTCGCAGATTTTGGAGGCCACACCGCACCGCAAATATTATTTAAGCAAGACAGCCTGTTTGGGGATACTCCGCAGGGCGAAGAAGCGCGGCAAGGAGCTGCCTCCTATGCTGAAGCAGGCGCTGGAGATGCAGGCGGGAAACTGTCCGGAGATGCAGGAGCAGGAGGAATAACAAACAATGTAACCATACCAAGCAATACGCAAATAGCCATGCGCGGCAATCAATTAGGTGAAGGAACAGAGCTGGGCGTCGGAGAAAACGGCGACCCTGCCTTTACCTTGCAGGCGGCACATTCTCACGCTGCTTGTAATTTTAAATCTGACGATAACGAGAGTATTGCCTTTGCCTGTAACCAGCGGGATGAGGTAAAGGATCTGCATGATGTGTCCGGAGCGATTCAAGCCCAGCCAGGCATGAAGCAGCAGACCTTCATCGCCCAACTGCCCAATGAAACTGAAGCATCGGAAAGCGGCTTCAATATGGCATCGTCTATCCTGTGCCTGAATGATCAGGGCGGAGAACGCATGGACATAACAGAAAATATAACGGCCACCTTGCGCGCTCAAATGGACGGACATCCTCCTCTCGTTTTAGGTGATCCTCCGGAGCTGTATGAGAATCATGGCATTGACTCCCGCTATACAGGACCCCATGAAGTATCTCCGAACATATCTGCCCGATGCGGTACCGGAGGCAATAACCTGCCGCTGATATCTCAAAATGCGGAAACCTATTGCATCGCCGGAAACATCATCGACCGCCAGGATCATAACGGCGGCAACGGCATGGGCTTTCAGTCGGACATCAGCTATACGCTCAATACCGCAGACCGGCATTGCGTATTTTCACAGCAGCGGAGCGATGAATATGTCTCCAACGATGTGGTAAGTACGCAAAGTGCCCGACAGTATAAGGATGCTACCGACCTGATTTGCGAGCCGAAAGTTTTCGGACAGTCGCAATATGCCAACTATGCCGAAGGAGTTTCTACCCTGCGAGCGCAAGGTGGCGACCACGGAGGGGGTAGTGAAAATCTTGTGGCCGAGCCGAAGAAGCTGATTCGACGGCTGACTCCACTGGAATGTGAGAGACTGCAGGGCTTCCCTGATTACTGGACGGACATTCCCGGTGCTTCGGATAGTGCGAGATACAAAGCCCTTGGCAACAGTGTTGCGATTCCCTGTGTGGAGAATGTCCTCCGGGGGATCGTATATTTTTTGCAAAAATTCTATGAAGAACAGGAGGAATCCGAATGTACATCTATCCCGACAACCTAA
- a CDS encoding DUF7768 domain-containing protein, with product MKLVYICSPYAGDTETNVQFARAACLYASNQGCAPVAVHLLYPQILDDAIPAQRELGIQMGLRMLASCDELWICGSRISHGMSCEIAEAERLGISVRSLSAEQIQGECHMKLYNFKERDLMAEETPSPVMKLLL from the coding sequence ATGAAACTGGTATATATCTGCTCTCCCTATGCGGGGGATACCGAAACCAATGTACAGTTCGCCAGAGCCGCCTGCCTTTATGCTTCTAACCAAGGCTGCGCACCTGTCGCCGTCCACCTGCTATACCCACAAATACTGGATGACGCCATACCCGCCCAGCGGGAGCTTGGTATCCAAATGGGGCTGCGTATGCTGGCTTCATGCGACGAGCTGTGGATATGCGGTTCGCGTATCAGCCACGGCATGAGCTGTGAAATAGCGGAAGCCGAGAGGCTCGGCATTTCTGTCAGAAGCCTGTCGGCAGAACAGATACAAGGAGAATGTCACATGAAGCTATATAATTTTAAGGAAAGAGATCTCATGGCGGAGGAAACGCCTTCCCCTGTCATGAAGCTGTTGCTGTGA
- a CDS encoding conjugal transfer protein TrbL family protein: MFIWDFVAETVLGQIVNWFYGQTIGFLGSFFGEMGNMGADLFDMTWVKSIVLFFVYLAWALYGTGLVVSAFECGIEYQNGRGSIKDAALNAIKGFMAVGLFSVAPVELYKLSISLQSSLTAGITGLGDGIDTIAGNIIAELSAAGSAESAGSVFGFGAGINPIMMLFIIILMGYAVIKVFFANLKRGGILLIQISVGSLYMFSVPRGYLDGFVSWCKQIVGLCLTAFLQSTILIAGLMVVKDHALLGLGLMLSAGEVPRIAGAFGLDTSTKGNLMSAVYTAQTAVNMTKTVVKAVAAK, encoded by the coding sequence GTGTTTATATGGGATTTCGTAGCCGAAACCGTGCTGGGGCAGATAGTCAACTGGTTCTACGGTCAGACTATCGGCTTTCTCGGCAGCTTCTTCGGCGAGATGGGCAACATGGGTGCTGACCTGTTTGATATGACCTGGGTGAAGTCCATCGTCCTGTTTTTTGTTTATCTGGCTTGGGCGCTCTATGGCACAGGGCTGGTGGTATCAGCCTTTGAATGCGGAATTGAATACCAAAACGGCAGAGGCAGTATCAAGGATGCTGCCTTAAATGCCATTAAGGGCTTTATGGCTGTCGGTCTTTTCTCAGTAGCGCCGGTAGAGCTGTATAAGCTGTCAATCAGTCTGCAGAGCAGCCTGACTGCCGGAATTACCGGACTTGGCGACGGTATAGATACCATTGCCGGTAACATCATCGCAGAGCTGAGTGCCGCTGGAAGTGCCGAAAGTGCTGGCAGCGTTTTCGGCTTCGGAGCAGGCATTAATCCAATCATGATGCTTTTTATCATCATCCTTATGGGCTACGCAGTTATTAAGGTGTTCTTTGCGAACTTGAAAAGAGGCGGCATTCTGCTGATACAGATATCGGTCGGCAGCCTGTATATGTTCTCTGTTCCCCGCGGTTATCTTGACGGCTTCGTCAGCTGGTGCAAGCAGATTGTCGGCTTGTGTCTTACAGCCTTCCTTCAGTCCACCATCCTCATCGCAGGACTCATGGTGGTCAAGGATCATGCCCTGCTGGGGCTTGGGCTGATGCTGTCCGCAGGAGAGGTGCCGAGAATTGCCGGAGCCTTCGGGCTGGACACCAGCACCAAGGGGAATTTGATGAGTGCTGTTTATACGGCGCAGACCGCCGTCAACATGACGAAAACCGTGGTAAAGGCGGTGGCTGCGAAATGA
- a CDS encoding DUF3852 domain-containing protein, with amino-acid sequence MKLKRILPVLLVVLLLSLALCTTAYAAPTGDVAGAIEGTWNEASGQIKTVVNKVVFPAIDLILAVFFFAKLGTAYFDYRKHGQFEWAAPAILFACLVFTLTAPLYIWQILGM; translated from the coding sequence ATGAAACTGAAACGAATCCTGCCTGTTCTCCTCGTGGTTTTGTTGCTGAGTCTTGCCCTCTGCACGACTGCCTATGCCGCACCCACAGGCGACGTGGCCGGAGCAATCGAAGGTACCTGGAACGAAGCCTCCGGACAGATCAAAACCGTGGTCAACAAGGTGGTTTTCCCCGCAATTGACCTGATTCTGGCGGTATTCTTCTTTGCCAAGCTCGGCACGGCATACTTTGACTACCGCAAGCATGGACAGTTTGAGTGGGCGGCACCCGCCATCCTGTTCGCCTGTCTTGTGTTTACCCTGACTGCCCCGCTATATATCTGGCAGATACTTGGAATGTAG
- a CDS encoding DUF6550 family protein, whose translation MKLTEKTKKNLAIAGLGVVCVALVILIVSRFAPEAPKEVSVQPSSTVSEAVDPSMPSVEPSKIPEVIVQPIDPTAAPVQPVDTGDSKGTEQSIQAEVTKPTEPPKEMLTDPTKTPDGQKVDTVKPVEHDKVTKQEGTPSNDTPKAGDKNEKGQIWFPGFGWVDDEGANTGTKVGNDDDELTGNKVGSMD comes from the coding sequence ATGAAACTGACAGAAAAAACAAAAAAGAACCTCGCCATTGCCGGACTCGGCGTGGTGTGCGTCGCCCTTGTTATATTAATCGTCTCACGGTTTGCGCCGGAGGCTCCCAAGGAAGTATCCGTCCAGCCCTCGTCCACGGTATCGGAGGCGGTCGACCCAAGCATGCCTTCCGTAGAACCAAGCAAGATTCCGGAGGTAATCGTACAGCCGATAGACCCGACAGCGGCTCCCGTTCAGCCTGTTGATACAGGAGATTCCAAGGGAACGGAGCAGAGTATACAGGCGGAGGTCACCAAGCCCACTGAACCGCCGAAGGAGATGTTGACCGACCCCACCAAAACACCGGATGGTCAAAAAGTGGATACAGTCAAGCCGGTGGAGCATGACAAGGTTACAAAGCAGGAAGGCACTCCGTCAAATGATACGCCCAAAGCTGGGGATAAAAATGAAAAAGGACAGATATGGTTCCCCGGTTTCGGATGGGTAGATGACGAAGGAGCAAACACAGGAACAAAGGTCGGCAACGATGATGATGAGCTTACTGGCAATAAGGTTGGCTCAATGGATTAG
- a CDS encoding DUF4320 family protein gives MLKLLKSKRGEGYIDVAVLVLCVMLVIALAVSVLPVFVTKNKLDTYAAELCREAEIAGQVGSETTLRAQMLTEQTGLAPNVSWSKTGRLQLNEEFTVTAAVQADIGIFGGFGSFPITLKAQASGKSEVYWK, from the coding sequence GTGCTGAAGCTGCTCAAAAGTAAACGCGGCGAGGGGTATATTGACGTGGCGGTGCTGGTACTGTGCGTAATGCTGGTTATCGCTCTGGCCGTGAGCGTCCTGCCTGTATTCGTAACAAAAAACAAGCTGGATACCTACGCCGCGGAGCTTTGCCGTGAGGCGGAGATTGCCGGACAAGTAGGCAGTGAAACCACGCTTCGGGCGCAGATGCTCACCGAACAGACAGGTCTTGCCCCAAATGTTTCGTGGTCGAAAACCGGACGGCTCCAACTCAATGAGGAATTCACCGTGACCGCAGCCGTTCAGGCTGACATCGGTATATTCGGCGGCTTCGGAAGCTTCCCTATCACTCTGAAAGCACAGGCCAGCGGAAAGAGCGAGGTATATTGGAAATGA
- a CDS encoding type II secretion system F family protein: MMTILLIACAGLVIGAFLLLGLSPLEFTNGLFSFLTRKNKSIKAEINEIARRKKPSFLRREITEVQEILAITGRSSRFSMICAASLASLAIGASLAILIGNVFLVPVMAIGMMFIPFWYIRLTATHYKKNIAAELETALSIITTAYLRSEDILTAVEESIQYLNPPVRSVFVGFQTQVKLIDPDLDKALHDMKPKIDNDVFHEWCDAIAACQHDRSLKTTLTPIVSKLSDMRIVNAELEYLVFEPRKEFIIMALLVVGNVPIMYFLNKDWYHTLMHTAVGQIILAVCAAAIFISTAFVIRLTKPIEYRR; the protein is encoded by the coding sequence ATGATGACAATCCTTTTAATTGCCTGTGCCGGTCTTGTTATCGGCGCTTTTCTTTTGCTCGGACTGTCCCCGCTGGAGTTTACCAATGGACTCTTCAGCTTTCTTACCCGTAAAAACAAGAGCATAAAGGCTGAAATCAATGAAATCGCCCGCAGGAAGAAGCCGTCCTTCCTTCGCAGGGAGATCACCGAGGTGCAGGAGATACTCGCCATCACAGGACGAAGCTCCCGCTTCTCTATGATCTGTGCGGCGTCGCTTGCCTCCCTTGCGATAGGCGCCAGCCTTGCCATCCTGATCGGCAATGTGTTTCTCGTGCCTGTGATGGCAATCGGAATGATGTTCATTCCATTTTGGTACATCAGGCTGACAGCCACGCATTACAAAAAAAACATCGCTGCGGAGCTGGAAACGGCGCTGTCTATCATCACCACGGCATATCTGCGAAGTGAGGATATCCTGACGGCGGTGGAGGAAAGCATCCAATATCTGAACCCGCCTGTGCGGAGCGTGTTCGTCGGATTTCAGACACAAGTGAAGCTCATCGACCCCGATTTGGACAAGGCACTCCATGACATGAAGCCTAAAATAGACAACGATGTGTTCCATGAATGGTGCGACGCCATCGCCGCCTGCCAGCATGACCGCAGCCTCAAGACCACGCTGACTCCGATTGTTTCAAAGCTCTCGGATATGCGTATCGTCAACGCCGAGCTGGAATACCTGGTGTTTGAGCCTCGCAAGGAATTCATTATCATGGCTCTTTTGGTGGTAGGTAACGTGCCGATTATGTATTTTCTCAACAAGGACTGGTACCACACCCTGATGCACACGGCGGTGGGGCAGATTATTCTGGCGGTATGTGCCGCCGCCATTTTTATCTCCACAGCCTTTGTCATCAGGCTGACCAAGCCAATCGAGTACAGGAGGTGA
- a CDS encoding type II/IV secretion system ATPase subunit — protein MSRKNHRKAAIIPPLTTDRPHSVNMTGNQGLFFSSGEAARDFSSVLHEVQEYISSKYAVLITDGGTEEVKAQIKRYITKYVQDYRITVAGMTQEQLVDALYTEMAEFSFLTKYIFGAGIEEIDVNAWNDIEVQYSSGITKKLDEHFDSPEHAINVVRRMLHVSGMVLDNASPAILGHLSKNIRIAVLKTPLVDEDVGVSASIRIVNPQSMKKDDFTRGGTATEPMLDFLAECLRYGISVCVAGATSSGKTTLAGWLLTTIPDNKRIFTIENGSRELALVRQKDGKVCNSVIHTLTRMSENEKQNIDQDILLDMALRFNPEIICVGEMRGPEAYAAQESARTGHTVLTTIHSNSCEATWRRMVTLCKRKYDMADNTLMDLVTEAFPIVVFSKQLENKQRRMMEIMECEILPDGSRNFRSLFQFQITENRVENGKFIINGCHSAVQGISPSLQKRFLENGMPQDTLKQILLAGGAV, from the coding sequence ATGAGCAGGAAAAACCATAGAAAAGCTGCGATTATCCCGCCGTTGACAACCGATAGACCGCACAGCGTCAACATGACAGGCAATCAAGGCCTGTTTTTTTCATCCGGTGAAGCCGCCAGGGATTTCAGCTCTGTGTTACATGAGGTGCAGGAGTATATCTCCAGTAAATATGCCGTGCTTATTACCGATGGCGGCACGGAGGAAGTCAAGGCGCAGATCAAGCGGTATATCACTAAATATGTTCAGGATTACCGTATTACCGTTGCGGGCATGACACAGGAGCAGTTGGTGGATGCCCTGTACACCGAGATGGCGGAGTTTTCCTTCCTGACAAAATACATCTTCGGAGCCGGTATTGAAGAAATTGACGTCAACGCCTGGAACGACATTGAGGTGCAGTACAGCAGCGGGATCACCAAAAAGCTAGACGAACACTTTGACAGCCCCGAACACGCCATCAACGTGGTGCGCCGAATGCTCCATGTGTCCGGCATGGTGCTGGACAACGCAAGTCCCGCCATTTTGGGGCATCTCTCCAAGAATATCCGTATCGCCGTGCTGAAAACTCCGTTGGTGGACGAGGATGTAGGCGTTTCCGCTTCTATCCGTATTGTAAATCCCCAATCCATGAAAAAAGACGATTTCACAAGAGGCGGTACGGCGACCGAGCCGATGCTGGACTTTCTGGCGGAGTGCCTCAGATACGGAATTTCTGTCTGCGTGGCAGGGGCGACCAGCTCTGGAAAGACCACTCTGGCGGGATGGCTTCTGACCACTATCCCCGACAACAAGCGTATATTCACCATCGAAAACGGCTCCCGTGAGCTGGCGTTGGTGAGGCAGAAGGACGGCAAGGTGTGCAACAGCGTTATCCATACCCTGACTCGCATGAGTGAGAACGAGAAGCAGAATATCGATCAGGACATCCTGCTGGACATGGCACTGCGCTTCAATCCCGAAATTATCTGTGTGGGCGAGATGCGCGGACCCGAAGCCTATGCCGCCCAGGAGTCGGCCAGAACCGGTCACACGGTGCTGACCACCATCCACTCCAACAGCTGTGAGGCTACATGGCGCCGAATGGTCACTTTGTGCAAAAGAAAATATGACATGGCGGACAACACGCTCATGGATTTGGTGACCGAGGCATTCCCGATCGTGGTCTTTTCAAAGCAGCTGGAGAACAAGCAGCGCCGAATGATGGAGATCATGGAATGTGAAATCCTGCCGGACGGCTCCCGGAATTTCCGCAGCCTGTTCCAGTTCCAGATTACCGAGAACAGGGTAGAGAATGGGAAATTCATAATCAACGGCTGCCACAGCGCAGTACAGGGAATCTCCCCAAGTCTTCAAAAGCGTTTTCTTGAAAACGGAATGCCGCAGGATACCCTGAAGCAAATCCTGTTAGCGGGAGGTGCTGTCTGA
- a CDS encoding AAA family ATPase, with translation MLNFMKGSIFSRKQTEPVPDEPKQDVQVLAVWGSPASGKTTVSVRLAKHLADQKKNVALLLCDMTAPMLPCICPPGDLECERSLGSILAATHVTNLLIKQNCVTHKKLDYLTIIGMLKGENVFTYPPYSQELAAELIDHLRDIADYIIIDCGSAIAHDILSAVSLLEADSVLRLVNCDLKSISYLSSQLPLLKDKKWDADKQYKVASNVKPNQAGEHIEQVLGSVAFKLPHSDELENLALAGNLLGELTLKDSRSFRKEIAAIAKEVFAV, from the coding sequence ATGCTTAATTTTATGAAGGGGAGCATCTTCTCCCGCAAGCAGACCGAGCCTGTGCCGGATGAGCCGAAGCAGGACGTGCAGGTGTTGGCGGTATGGGGAAGTCCCGCAAGCGGCAAGACAACCGTGAGTGTTCGCCTCGCCAAGCATCTGGCAGATCAGAAAAAGAATGTAGCTTTACTGCTGTGCGACATGACCGCACCTATGCTGCCCTGTATCTGTCCGCCCGGCGATCTGGAGTGTGAGCGCTCTCTCGGCAGTATTCTCGCCGCCACCCATGTGACGAACCTGCTCATCAAGCAGAACTGCGTCACCCATAAGAAGCTGGACTACTTGACCATTATAGGTATGCTCAAGGGTGAGAATGTGTTCACCTACCCGCCATATTCCCAGGAGCTGGCGGCAGAGCTTATCGACCATCTTAGGGACATAGCGGACTACATCATCATCGACTGCGGCAGCGCCATCGCTCACGATATCCTGTCGGCGGTATCCCTGCTGGAGGCTGATTCGGTACTCCGGCTGGTTAACTGCGACCTGAAATCCATCAGCTACCTGTCAAGCCAGCTCCCGCTTCTGAAGGATAAAAAATGGGACGCTGACAAGCAGTACAAGGTAGCCTCCAACGTCAAGCCCAATCAGGCCGGAGAGCATATCGAGCAGGTCTTGGGCAGTGTCGCCTTCAAGCTTCCCCATTCTGACGAGCTAGAGAACCTGGCTCTTGCGGGGAATCTGCTGGGTGAATTGACGCTCAAGGACAGCCGGAGCTTCCGCAAGGAAATCGCTGCAATCGCAAAGGAGGTGTTCGCCGTATGA
- the cpaB gene encoding Flp pilus assembly protein CpaB gives MSFLKNRTMLGVICIVLALIICFGLTPLFNQSVSQKTTVIRVVKDIKAGDEITKDMLQSVEVGGYNLPEDVIKQQDAAFGKYAVADLAPGDYILPAKLSDTPASENAYLYNLNGDKQAISISIKNFAGGLSGKLISGDIVSVIAPDYKKQGMTVIPPELTYMEVIGVTASTGYDTDNGEQSEDEDEKQLPATVTLLASPEQTKILAELEADGKLHLSLVYRGSKEAAAKFTELQDKLIKALHPQPASQTAQSTAPAAPTASVTPTVSETPVQEAGGE, from the coding sequence ATGAGCTTTCTAAAAAACCGCACGATGCTTGGAGTAATCTGCATCGTGCTGGCATTAATCATCTGCTTTGGTCTTACCCCGCTCTTTAATCAGAGCGTATCTCAAAAAACGACTGTCATCCGTGTGGTGAAGGACATAAAAGCTGGCGACGAAATCACCAAGGATATGCTCCAGAGCGTGGAGGTCGGCGGCTACAACCTGCCGGAGGATGTAATAAAGCAGCAGGACGCTGCGTTCGGCAAATATGCTGTGGCAGATCTCGCGCCCGGCGATTATATTCTCCCAGCCAAGCTATCAGACACTCCGGCGTCGGAGAACGCCTACCTCTATAACTTGAACGGTGATAAGCAGGCCATATCCATCAGCATAAAAAACTTTGCCGGAGGCTTGTCAGGCAAGCTGATTTCCGGCGACATTGTATCAGTTATCGCACCTGACTATAAAAAGCAGGGCATGACAGTAATCCCTCCGGAGCTGACATATATGGAGGTCATCGGCGTGACTGCCAGTACAGGCTACGATACCGACAACGGTGAGCAGAGCGAGGATGAGGATGAAAAACAGCTTCCAGCTACGGTTACCCTGCTGGCTTCGCCGGAGCAGACTAAAATCCTTGCCGAGCTGGAAGCGGACGGTAAGCTTCATCTATCCCTTGTATACAGAGGCTCCAAGGAAGCCGCCGCCAAATTTACCGAGCTGCAGGACAAGCTGATTAAGGCTTTGCATCCGCAGCCTGCGTCACAGACGGCACAGTCTACTGCGCCAGCTGCACCAACTGCTTCGGTCACTCCGACCGTGTCGGAAACACCTGTACAGGAAGCCGGAGGTGAATAG
- a CDS encoding prepilin peptidase — protein MGANLDALSQLAPYEQGGFFAALLLAASISDIRKKIIPDSICLGIALTGMLDFELVKLAGILAAALFLITALLFGGMGGGDIKLMAAAGLVLGFSKSMAATFIGLTALLVFHAGNHIIQKLRGRTAQKAYPLAPFLSLGCLTAYFIF, from the coding sequence ATGGGGGCTAATCTGGACGCTTTGTCCCAGCTGGCGCCATATGAGCAGGGCGGCTTTTTTGCCGCCCTGCTCCTGGCGGCTTCGATCTCAGATATCCGAAAGAAAATCATACCCGACAGCATCTGCCTTGGGATCGCTCTGACCGGAATGCTCGACTTTGAACTGGTGAAGCTGGCTGGTATTTTAGCCGCCGCGCTTTTCCTAATTACCGCCCTGCTTTTTGGCGGTATGGGCGGCGGGGATATCAAGCTCATGGCGGCGGCAGGGCTGGTGCTGGGTTTTAGCAAAAGCATGGCCGCCACATTCATTGGCTTAACCGCCCTGCTGGTATTCCATGCAGGCAACCATATAATCCAAAAGCTGCGCGGGAGGACTGCTCAAAAGGCATATCCTCTCGCGCCGTTTCTTTCCCTCGGCTGCCTCACAGCCTACTTCATATTTTAA
- a CDS encoding DUF6133 family protein, translated as MKKLVKKIINKANEMIAKAVAKATEMFIRSRVILCSQRGEGFVDTAIKILMAVVIGALVLGGLYALFGETVLPTLKQRIQDMFNYGG; from the coding sequence ATGAAAAAGCTCGTAAAAAAAATCATCAACAAGGCAAATGAAATGATCGCCAAGGCAGTTGCCAAAGCCACGGAAATGTTCATTAGATCGAGGGTTATCCTCTGCTCCCAGCGCGGGGAAGGCTTCGTAGACACCGCCATTAAAATCCTGATGGCCGTCGTCATCGGTGCCCTCGTCCTCGGAGGTCTCTACGCCCTGTTCGGTGAAACTGTCCTGCCGACGCTGAAACAGCGCATCCAGGATATGTTCAACTATGGGGGCTAA
- a CDS encoding SpoVG family protein, whose translation MPKTQKAVNTVQEAAQTAAEQPMPMKVDVKISSIHPEGNLRAYASVNLNGCFAIRNVKIMDSTKGLFVAMPSYKAGNGEYKDICFPVTKEFREQLNNAVIEAYNQSLTQSQQQKAADSPPFEQPEQDSGIKMAGM comes from the coding sequence ATGCCTAAAACACAGAAAGCGGTCAATACCGTGCAGGAAGCTGCGCAGACCGCAGCCGAGCAGCCAATGCCCATGAAGGTGGACGTTAAAATCAGCTCCATCCATCCAGAGGGCAATCTCCGTGCCTATGCATCCGTCAATCTCAACGGTTGCTTCGCGATCAGGAACGTGAAGATTATGGACAGCACCAAGGGACTGTTCGTCGCCATGCCCAGCTACAAGGCGGGAAACGGCGAGTACAAGGACATCTGCTTCCCTGTCACCAAGGAATTCAGGGAGCAGCTGAACAATGCGGTCATCGAGGCGTATAACCAGTCTCTCACTCAGAGCCAGCAGCAGAAGGCGGCGGATTCGCCCCCTTTTGAGCAGCCGGAGCAGGACTCCGGTATTAAGATGGCGGGGATGTAA
- a CDS encoding YodL domain-containing protein, which produces MNNIRIKNDLILYYGNKAGYIDNGKAVVDPLFQKDELRSYLTEKEGLELEWRSGVYEGLTERRIDPAGGAPLLKSCRVWQLRPDVDPMMKFIGYDELLERFGEPDPDNYRTVYNGEVDTNNLDELFARFNLAHPTGYEGHSLSMSDVIELYDKSVSSFHYVDRFGFKEIPFQPPEQELYQGPTMSM; this is translated from the coding sequence ATGAATAATATACGGATAAAAAACGATCTTATCCTTTACTACGGCAATAAGGCAGGCTATATCGACAACGGCAAGGCTGTTGTCGACCCGCTGTTCCAGAAGGATGAGCTTCGGTCTTACCTGACAGAAAAAGAAGGACTGGAGCTGGAGTGGAGAAGCGGCGTTTATGAAGGGCTGACTGAAAGGAGAATCGACCCGGCAGGTGGTGCGCCGCTTCTCAAAAGCTGCCGAGTCTGGCAGCTCAGACCTGATGTTGATCCCATGATGAAATTCATCGGGTATGACGAGTTGCTGGAGCGATTTGGAGAGCCTGACCCGGATAACTACCGGACTGTTTACAACGGCGAGGTGGACACCAATAATCTGGACGAGCTCTTCGCCAGATTCAACCTTGCTCATCCGACCGGCTATGAAGGACACAGCCTGTCTATGTCGGATGTTATCGAGCTATATGACAAGTCCGTCAGCAGCTTCCACTATGTTGACCGCTTCGGCTTCAAGGAGATACCCTTCCAGCCGCCGGAGCAGGAGCTGTACCAAGGCCCGACAATGAGTATGTAA